A region of Carnobacterium gallinarum DSM 4847 DNA encodes the following proteins:
- a CDS encoding DUF3006 family protein — translation MKLVLEEIDDRIARLIPDNGTAPYYLTVDDLPKDYQIGDVLNLSYLKTETSTLRKIEKVANEKEKRLKEMKAKREALLIKKIK, via the coding sequence ATGAAACTGGTTTTAGAAGAAATTGATGATAGAATTGCTCGATTGATTCCTGATAATGGAACGGCTCCATATTATCTGACAGTGGATGATTTGCCAAAAGACTATCAAATTGGAGACGTATTAAATCTTAGTTATTTAAAAACAGAAACAAGCACTCTTCGGAAAATTGAAAAAGTCGCAAATGAAAAAGAAAAACGTTTAAAAGAGATGAAAGCTAAACGTGAAGCGTTGTTAATTAAAAAAATCAAATAA
- a CDS encoding M42 family metallopeptidase, which yields MEKNTIELVSELTNIASPTGNTFEIIAHIKKLVAKWGYDAKVNHKGSLIITVKGQNHNEQRFVTAHVDTLGAMVRAVKPDGRLKLDLIGGFRFNAIEGEYCQIHTTNGKIYSGTILMHQTSVHVYSDAGTADRNQTNMEVRVDEKVQNDIETKALGIQVGDFISFDPRTEITASGFIKSRHLDDKVSVAILLQFLKKVSTEQIQLPHTTHFFISNNEEIGYGGNSNISDKVVDYLAVDMGAMGDDQQTDEYTVSICVKDASGPYHYEFRKELTALCEKNQIPYQLDIYPFYGSDASAAMKAGADVRHGLVGAGIEASHAYERTHQDSIDATERLIEAYLLSTIKSDNR from the coding sequence ATGGAAAAAAACACCATTGAATTAGTATCAGAATTAACAAATATTGCCTCACCTACAGGCAATACTTTTGAAATCATTGCCCATATTAAAAAGCTAGTCGCTAAATGGGGGTATGATGCAAAAGTGAATCACAAAGGTTCATTGATTATCACAGTAAAAGGTCAGAATCATAATGAACAACGATTTGTTACGGCTCATGTTGATACTTTAGGGGCAATGGTGAGAGCAGTTAAACCAGATGGACGTTTAAAGCTAGATTTAATCGGTGGCTTTCGATTTAACGCGATTGAAGGTGAGTATTGCCAGATTCACACTACAAATGGAAAAATTTATAGTGGAACCATTCTTATGCATCAAACAAGTGTCCATGTTTATTCAGATGCTGGAACAGCCGATCGTAATCAAACGAATATGGAGGTTCGGGTTGATGAGAAAGTTCAAAATGATATAGAAACAAAAGCATTAGGAATTCAGGTAGGAGATTTTATTAGTTTTGATCCACGAACTGAGATTACTGCAAGTGGCTTTATTAAATCACGTCATTTAGATGATAAAGTTAGTGTAGCGATTTTGCTTCAATTTTTAAAGAAAGTAAGTACAGAGCAAATCCAATTACCTCATACAACGCATTTCTTTATTTCTAATAACGAAGAAATAGGCTACGGAGGAAATTCTAATATATCAGATAAAGTTGTTGATTACTTAGCGGTTGATATGGGCGCTATGGGTGACGATCAACAAACAGATGAATATACAGTATCAATTTGTGTGAAGGATGCTAGTGGTCCTTATCATTATGAATTTAGAAAAGAACTCACAGCTTTATGTGAAAAAAATCAAATCCCTTATCAACTAGATATTTATCCCTTTTATGGAAGTGATGCTTCAGCTGCGATGAAAGCTGGCGCAGATGTACGCCACGGATTGGTTGGTGCAGGAATTGAAGCAAGCCATGCTTACGAGCGAACTCATCAAGATTCAATTGATGCAACAGAAAGATTGATTGAAGCTTACTTATTGAGTACAATAAAGAGTGACAATAGATAA
- a CDS encoding peptide chain release factor 3 produces MEQKLKKEVASRKTFAIISHPDAGKTTITEQLLLFGGAIRQAGTVKGKKTGKFAKSDWMEIEKQRGISVTSSVMQFDYQEKRVNILDTPGHEDFSEDTYRTLMAVDSAVMVIDSAKGIEPQTKKLFKVCRMRGIPIFTFINKLDRDGKEPIDLLAELEEVLEIDSYPMNWPIGMGKGLLGLYDNYNKRIEIHRPDENGGERFVELNAEGKIEGDHPIKISNVYDQALEDIELLNEAGNEFSEERIARGELTPVFFGSALTNFGVQTFLDTYLQFAPSPTAHKTDDGEKISPYTSEFSGFVFKIQANMDPAHRDRIAFLRICSGQFERGMDVTLSRTARKMKLSNSTQFMAESRETVEHAVAGDIIGLYDTGNFQIGDTLFEGKMNVSYEKLPQFTPEMFMKVSAKNVMKQKSFHKGMNQLVQEGAIQLYKTYHTEEYILGAVGQLQFEVFQHRMLGEYNAEVIMTSMGNKIARWIRPEDLDENMSSSRNLLVRDRYDQPLFLFENQFAMRWFNDKYPNVELSALL; encoded by the coding sequence ATGGAGCAAAAATTAAAAAAAGAAGTAGCATCGCGTAAAACCTTTGCGATTATTTCGCATCCAGATGCTGGTAAAACAACAATTACAGAACAGCTTTTACTTTTTGGTGGGGCGATTCGCCAAGCTGGAACGGTAAAAGGTAAAAAAACAGGTAAATTTGCAAAATCCGATTGGATGGAGATTGAGAAACAACGTGGGATTTCGGTAACAAGTTCAGTTATGCAATTTGACTATCAAGAAAAGCGCGTAAATATCTTAGATACACCAGGGCATGAGGATTTCTCAGAAGATACCTACCGTACTTTAATGGCTGTAGATAGTGCTGTGATGGTCATTGATAGTGCAAAAGGAATTGAGCCACAAACAAAGAAATTATTCAAAGTTTGTCGTATGCGCGGGATTCCTATCTTTACATTCATCAATAAACTAGATCGTGATGGAAAAGAACCGATTGATTTACTAGCAGAACTGGAAGAAGTATTAGAAATTGATTCTTACCCAATGAACTGGCCAATTGGTATGGGTAAAGGATTATTAGGATTATATGATAACTATAATAAACGCATTGAAATTCACCGCCCTGATGAAAATGGCGGTGAACGCTTTGTTGAATTAAATGCAGAAGGTAAAATCGAAGGAGATCATCCAATTAAAATTTCTAATGTTTACGATCAAGCGTTAGAAGATATTGAGTTGTTAAATGAAGCTGGAAATGAATTCTCAGAAGAACGTATTGCTAGAGGTGAATTAACACCAGTATTCTTTGGATCAGCCTTAACGAATTTTGGTGTACAAACATTCCTAGATACGTATTTGCAATTTGCTCCAAGTCCAACAGCCCATAAAACAGATGATGGTGAAAAAATTAGTCCATACACAAGTGAATTTTCAGGATTTGTCTTTAAAATTCAAGCCAATATGGACCCTGCTCACCGAGATCGGATTGCCTTTTTACGTATTTGCTCAGGTCAATTTGAACGTGGAATGGATGTGACCTTATCACGAACTGCTCGTAAGATGAAGTTATCTAATTCAACTCAATTTATGGCGGAAAGTCGTGAAACAGTGGAACATGCTGTTGCAGGAGACATTATCGGATTATACGATACAGGAAACTTCCAAATCGGGGATACTTTATTTGAAGGAAAAATGAATGTATCCTATGAGAAGCTCCCACAATTTACTCCTGAGATGTTTATGAAAGTTAGTGCTAAAAATGTAATGAAACAAAAATCATTCCATAAAGGCATGAATCAGCTTGTTCAAGAAGGTGCGATTCAGCTTTATAAAACGTATCACACTGAGGAATACATTCTAGGAGCTGTAGGACAATTACAATTTGAAGTTTTCCAACACAGAATGCTTGGAGAATACAATGCGGAAGTTATTATGACCTCTATGGGGAATAAAATTGCTCGCTGGATTCGTCCGGAAGATCTAGATGAAAACATGTCTTCAAGTCGTAACTTATTAGTACGTGATCGATACGATCAGCCTTTATTCTTATTTGAAAATCAATTTGCGATGCGTTGGTTTAATGATAAGTACCCAAATGTAGAATTAAGTGCATTGCTGTAA
- a CDS encoding M60 family metallopeptidase, whose translation MKKISLVAIFLIGFMMLMTQQPIATATENQIIEITGKDTPTNVQNRLGRRLAFSEWEATGFYVKKGESVTITVTTTDEFKNNLVKASIGAPRRDTVSTYSLVVGENTFIATSEGPLFLSNSNKGGKVHYEIKSELEKIPFFKLGETTNAEFQEMLKVNPTAKAVQLVSRKAILTVDYAQVKKYKVDPTVLMTYYDTFLDAEDKISGVEENGREDYLGDPHFQHFVTHTGTSAYMYATNGHMGFNGDAAANRLLTTTNGWGPWHEAGHQHQQPAWTWAGVSEVTVNLYSMTAQEATSGKRSAAVDKEYPGLQTYFKKTTKDYETLNVTAKLAMFWQLKLTFGNEFYPQLHQIYRVMPNSEKPKNDEERKQKFMLETSKLANVNLTTFYEMWGMKLSEATKAELAKLPPLTKNIWENSNTTEVTLDLPADKYEYNPALYYLKKSVLEFNITDNAVKVVLDSNWLANYNYLVTRNNQIIAEVDNGEVLYGVGKATAKSLEITTPDKVKDNDIVEIFVLDKTYRYLSLAKLKVTDQTLFQDLNALFTDAKQTALVDSVSQDQLSTLLEKINTSDRKDAYLVIYQKAQQLFVNKLVAGVKVLETGVQINLASSIYQQYSIEMELNNEKVSSLDLGVANNSTIGVEADWLVPAVLENTNVMKLKVPMADKTYTIYELTTNDTIIEKRLDALFTDATQTQLTSTVTQTELDQVKNAITSSGSTHVGNYTKRLEKAQQLFLQNLFKKFNYANNKVEVTFANDLYKNYTIVLIKNGSYASDIAKGAAHYSLWNSTYKVWTTGNVKTTDAYFIEVRLPGKTYRIKN comes from the coding sequence ATGAAAAAAATTAGTTTAGTTGCAATTTTTTTAATTGGTTTTATGATGCTGATGACGCAACAACCAATTGCTACAGCAACAGAGAATCAGATTATTGAAATTACAGGGAAGGATACCCCAACAAATGTTCAAAATCGTTTAGGGCGTCGCTTAGCATTTTCAGAATGGGAAGCAACAGGTTTTTATGTAAAAAAAGGTGAATCGGTTACCATTACAGTAACAACAACAGATGAGTTTAAAAATAACTTAGTGAAAGCAAGTATTGGAGCTCCTAGACGAGATACCGTTAGTACTTATTCTTTAGTAGTTGGTGAGAATACATTCATTGCAACATCTGAAGGTCCATTATTTTTATCAAATAGCAACAAAGGTGGAAAAGTTCACTATGAGATTAAAAGTGAGTTAGAAAAAATTCCATTTTTTAAATTAGGTGAAACTACGAATGCTGAATTTCAAGAAATGTTGAAGGTAAATCCTACAGCAAAAGCAGTTCAACTAGTTAGTAGAAAAGCAATCCTGACAGTTGATTATGCACAAGTCAAAAAGTATAAAGTTGATCCAACAGTTTTGATGACTTACTATGATACGTTTTTAGATGCAGAAGATAAAATTTCAGGAGTAGAAGAAAATGGTCGTGAAGATTATTTAGGAGATCCACATTTTCAACACTTTGTTACTCATACAGGAACGTCAGCTTATATGTACGCAACTAATGGTCATATGGGATTTAATGGGGATGCGGCAGCTAATCGTTTATTAACAACGACTAATGGTTGGGGTCCGTGGCATGAAGCAGGACATCAACATCAACAACCTGCTTGGACATGGGCAGGAGTTAGTGAAGTGACAGTTAACCTTTATTCCATGACGGCTCAAGAAGCTACATCAGGCAAAAGATCAGCTGCGGTGGACAAGGAATATCCTGGATTGCAGACTTATTTCAAAAAAACAACTAAAGATTATGAAACATTAAATGTCACTGCAAAATTAGCTATGTTTTGGCAATTAAAACTTACATTTGGTAACGAATTTTATCCACAATTGCATCAAATTTATCGAGTGATGCCAAATTCAGAAAAACCAAAAAATGATGAAGAAAGAAAACAGAAGTTCATGCTAGAAACATCAAAACTAGCTAATGTAAACTTAACTACTTTCTATGAGATGTGGGGAATGAAGCTAAGTGAAGCTACGAAAGCAGAACTAGCAAAATTACCACCATTAACTAAAAATATTTGGGAAAATAGTAATACAACAGAAGTTACATTGGATTTGCCCGCTGATAAATACGAGTATAATCCAGCATTGTATTATTTAAAAAAATCAGTTTTGGAATTTAATATAACAGATAATGCGGTGAAAGTTGTTCTAGATTCTAACTGGCTAGCGAATTACAATTATCTAGTTACAAGAAACAATCAAATCATCGCAGAAGTTGATAATGGAGAAGTTCTTTACGGAGTTGGGAAAGCAACAGCCAAAAGTTTAGAAATTACCACACCAGATAAAGTTAAAGATAATGACATTGTGGAAATTTTTGTATTAGATAAAACGTACCGTTATCTGTCATTAGCTAAACTGAAAGTAACAGATCAAACCTTATTCCAAGACTTAAATGCATTATTTACTGATGCAAAACAAACTGCTTTAGTTGACAGTGTTTCTCAAGACCAACTATCAACACTACTAGAAAAAATCAATACAAGTGACCGTAAAGACGCGTACTTGGTTATTTATCAAAAAGCACAACAGTTATTTGTAAACAAATTAGTTGCTGGGGTTAAAGTGTTAGAAACAGGCGTTCAAATTAATCTAGCTAGTTCAATCTATCAACAATACTCGATTGAAATGGAGCTTAATAATGAAAAAGTTTCAAGCTTAGATTTAGGAGTAGCAAATAACTCAACGATAGGAGTAGAAGCAGATTGGCTAGTTCCAGCTGTTTTAGAAAATACTAACGTAATGAAGCTTAAAGTTCCTATGGCCGACAAAACGTATACCATTTATGAGTTAACAACTAATGATACAATTATTGAAAAACGCTTGGATGCATTATTTACTGATGCAACTCAAACACAATTAACTAGTACTGTAACTCAAACGGAACTTGATCAAGTAAAAAATGCTATTACATCTAGCGGAAGTACTCACGTTGGAAACTACACTAAGAGATTAGAAAAAGCACAACAACTATTCTTGCAAAATCTATTCAAAAAATTTAACTACGCAAATAATAAGGTAGAAGTTACTTTTGCGAATGATTTATACAAAAATTATACAATTGTGCTAATTAAAAATGGTAGTTACGCTTCAGATATAGCCAAAGGAGCAGCTCATTATTCCTTATGGAATAGCACATATAAAGTTTGGACAACGGGTAATGTAAAAACAACTGACGCCTATTTTATTGAAGTGCGTTTACCAGGTAAAACTTATAGAATTAAAAACTAA
- a CDS encoding FAD-dependent oxidoreductase encodes MKVVVVGCTHAGTAAVKTILTEHPEAEVFVFERNDNVSFLSCGIALYVGGVVKDPAGLFYSNPEELASMGATVKMEHNVQSIDTEKKSVLVEDIQNGGTFSVDYDKLVMTTGSWPIIPPIEGIKNKNILLCKNYNQANEIIKQAETAEKIVIVGGGYIGIELVEAFAESGKKVTLIDGLDRILNKYLDKEFTDVLEQDLQERGVTLALNQAVEAFIPDETGTVKSVKTPKGEYEADLVILCVGFKPNTELLSGKVEMLPNGAIVVDEYMRTSDPAIFAAGDSCAVHYNPTGGSAYIPLATNAVRMGSLVGKNIAGEKVKYRGTQSTSGLYLFGFNIGSTGVNVGSAQHFGLDVRSVVVEDNYRPEFMPTTEKVTMKLVYEVGTNRIVGGQIMSKYDVTQSANTLSLCIQNKMTTEDLAYVDFFFQPHFDRPWNYLNILAQAALEQERKLAEK; translated from the coding sequence ATGAAAGTAGTAGTAGTAGGCTGTACCCATGCAGGAACAGCAGCAGTAAAAACAATCTTAACAGAACATCCAGAAGCTGAAGTGTTTGTTTTTGAACGAAATGATAATGTGTCATTCCTTTCGTGCGGTATTGCACTATATGTTGGTGGAGTAGTAAAAGATCCCGCTGGATTGTTTTATTCAAATCCTGAAGAATTAGCAAGTATGGGTGCTACAGTTAAGATGGAACACAATGTACAAAGCATTGATACAGAGAAAAAATCTGTATTAGTTGAAGATATTCAGAATGGTGGAACCTTTAGTGTTGATTACGACAAATTAGTCATGACAACTGGTTCTTGGCCAATTATCCCACCAATCGAAGGCATTAAGAATAAAAATATTTTATTATGTAAAAACTACAATCAAGCCAATGAAATCATTAAACAAGCTGAAACAGCTGAAAAAATCGTTATTGTTGGTGGCGGTTATATTGGGATTGAATTAGTTGAAGCATTTGCTGAATCTGGTAAAAAAGTAACCTTAATTGATGGGTTAGACCGTATTCTAAATAAATATTTAGATAAAGAATTTACTGATGTTTTAGAACAAGATTTACAAGAGCGTGGTGTAACTTTAGCATTAAATCAAGCAGTTGAAGCATTTATTCCAGATGAAACTGGAACTGTAAAATCTGTTAAAACACCAAAAGGTGAATACGAAGCTGATTTAGTTATTTTATGTGTTGGATTTAAACCGAATACTGAATTACTATCAGGTAAAGTAGAGATGTTACCAAATGGTGCCATTGTTGTTGATGAATATATGCGTACAAGTGATCCAGCAATTTTTGCTGCTGGTGATAGCTGTGCAGTTCATTACAACCCAACTGGTGGTTCAGCATATATTCCCTTAGCAACAAATGCAGTTCGTATGGGAAGCTTGGTTGGAAAAAATATTGCTGGTGAAAAAGTAAAATATCGCGGTACACAATCAACTTCTGGTTTATATTTATTCGGTTTCAACATTGGTTCAACTGGAGTCAACGTTGGAAGTGCGCAGCACTTTGGTTTAGACGTTCGTTCAGTTGTAGTTGAAGACAATTACCGTCCTGAATTTATGCCTACAACTGAAAAAGTAACAATGAAGTTAGTTTATGAAGTAGGAACAAACCGTATTGTTGGTGGACAAATTATGTCGAAATACGATGTAACTCAATCAGCAAATACCTTATCGTTATGTATTCAAAACAAAATGACAACTGAAGATTTAGCTTATGTTGATTTCTTCTTCCAGCCTCATTTTGATCGCCCTTGGAACTATTTAAACATCCTTGCTCAAGCAGCGTTAGAGCAAGAACGTAAATTAGCAGAAAAATAA
- a CDS encoding GNAT family N-acetyltransferase, whose translation MEFQWTTDLNSVAYQDGLNIRKKVFIEGQQVDPAIEIDDLENKTLHVIGYSNNIPAAVARIYPIKENNYKIQRVAVLAEFRGQHLGEDLMIEIERTAREAGVHALVLGAQDHAIGFYEKLNYQIDGAGFVEANIPHHNMKKILA comes from the coding sequence ATGGAATTCCAATGGACAACTGATTTAAATTCTGTAGCATATCAGGACGGATTAAATATCCGGAAAAAAGTCTTTATTGAGGGTCAACAAGTAGATCCAGCAATTGAGATTGATGACTTAGAAAATAAAACTTTGCATGTTATCGGGTATAGCAACAACATACCAGCTGCTGTGGCTCGGATTTATCCAATCAAAGAAAACAATTATAAAATTCAGCGAGTGGCTGTTTTAGCAGAATTTCGTGGTCAACATTTAGGTGAAGACTTGATGATAGAAATTGAACGGACGGCTAGAGAAGCTGGAGTTCATGCATTAGTACTTGGCGCTCAAGATCATGCCATTGGCTTTTATGAAAAGTTAAACTACCAAATTGATGGAGCAGGTTTTGTAGAAGCAAACATTCCTCACCACAATATGAAAAAAATACTTGCTTAA
- a CDS encoding AI-2E family transporter — translation MGLFKNSKLMFWSIWLLVIAALIFMCTKIDFLFAPVGTFVSTLFAPIMIAGFLFYMLNPVINLLGKLNIKRNYAIWIVFLLLVGAIIFLALAVIPNLVTQIGQLMNHLPQYLKELEKVSNNIINQPWLRELKLDDRLKESDISIGKIATNVFGSLTTSLGSIIGAVTNVTLVVLTVPVVLFYMFKDGDKFGPSVTKFFPSDYRGKVLELLKQMSNTVASYISGQALVCLFVGTFTFIGYLIIGLPYGFLLGFIAGVTNIIPYVGPYFGLVPAVIIGLTVSPLKAVLVCVVVLVVQQIDGNLISPNVIGKSLSMHPLTIIVILLVAGNLAGIIGMILGVPFYAVAKTVILYIRDILKLRKNHLALAREPSKVNPEDENSE, via the coding sequence ATGGGTCTGTTTAAGAATTCCAAACTGATGTTTTGGAGTATTTGGTTATTAGTGATTGCAGCTTTAATTTTTATGTGCACTAAAATTGATTTTTTATTTGCTCCAGTAGGAACTTTCGTTTCAACTTTATTTGCCCCAATTATGATTGCTGGATTTTTATTTTATATGTTAAATCCAGTTATTAATTTACTAGGTAAATTAAATATTAAACGAAATTATGCCATTTGGATTGTATTTTTATTGTTAGTGGGAGCGATTATCTTTTTAGCATTAGCTGTTATTCCTAATTTAGTTACACAAATTGGGCAGTTAATGAATCATTTGCCTCAGTATTTGAAAGAGTTGGAGAAAGTATCCAACAACATCATTAATCAACCATGGCTTAGAGAATTGAAGTTAGACGATAGATTGAAAGAATCCGATATTTCAATTGGCAAGATTGCAACAAATGTGTTTGGAAGCCTAACAACTAGTTTAGGTTCAATCATTGGTGCGGTAACCAATGTTACGTTAGTGGTATTAACCGTTCCGGTTGTACTCTTCTATATGTTTAAAGATGGGGACAAATTTGGTCCATCTGTTACAAAATTCTTCCCTAGCGATTATCGTGGAAAAGTTTTAGAGTTATTAAAACAAATGAGCAATACCGTTGCTTCTTATATTAGCGGACAAGCATTAGTTTGCCTTTTTGTTGGAACCTTTACGTTTATTGGTTATCTAATTATTGGCTTGCCATATGGTTTCTTATTAGGCTTTATTGCTGGTGTAACCAATATTATTCCGTATGTTGGACCATACTTTGGATTAGTTCCAGCAGTCATTATCGGTCTGACTGTATCACCTCTAAAAGCTGTACTAGTTTGTGTCGTTGTTTTAGTTGTGCAGCAAATTGATGGCAATTTAATTTCACCAAATGTTATTGGAAAATCTTTATCTATGCATCCATTGACAATTATTGTAATTTTATTAGTTGCTGGAAATTTGGCTGGAATTATTGGAATGATTTTAGGTGTGCCTTTCTACGCTGTGGCAAAAACTGTTATTCTTTATATTCGTGATATTTTAAAATTGCGTAAAAATCATTTAGCTCTGGCAAGAGAACCGTCAAAAGTAAATCCAGAAGACGAAAATTCAGAATGA
- a CDS encoding thermonuclease family protein, producing MKNMKQIISIVTAIAAIGIGALFVNENQQPSETKTQEQQSAQSKDQTEVTLERVVDGDTILMKDKGERKRMRLLLIDTPESNTQKTGSAQPYGKEAKEFLTSYLKGKKLTIEYDPKHEKVDQYDRTLAYLYADNELVEEVLLKEGLARLGYYSGDELYFQKLKDAEESARKAKKNIWSKDGYVGKKGFND from the coding sequence ATGAAGAATATGAAACAAATTATTTCAATTGTGACGGCAATAGCAGCGATTGGAATTGGTGCTTTATTTGTTAATGAAAATCAACAGCCTAGTGAAACAAAGACACAAGAGCAGCAATCGGCTCAATCAAAGGATCAAACCGAAGTGACTCTAGAAAGAGTTGTGGATGGTGATACTATTCTTATGAAAGATAAAGGTGAGCGTAAAAGAATGCGTCTTCTATTAATTGATACACCTGAAAGTAATACGCAAAAGACCGGAAGCGCTCAACCATACGGGAAAGAAGCAAAAGAATTTTTAACAAGCTATTTAAAAGGTAAAAAACTAACCATTGAGTATGATCCCAAACATGAAAAAGTTGATCAATATGACCGAACCTTAGCCTATCTTTATGCAGATAACGAATTGGTAGAGGAAGTTTTATTAAAAGAAGGGTTAGCACGTTTAGGCTATTATTCAGGTGATGAATTATACTTTCAAAAGTTAAAGGATGCGGAAGAAAGTGCAAGAAAGGCCAAGAAAAATATTTGGTCAAAAGATGGATATGTTGGGAAAAAAGGATTTAATGACTAA
- a CDS encoding hemolysin family protein has product MTPDPESQSIVGQLILILALTLLNAFFASAEIALVSLNKGRMENQANNGDKKAQRLVKLLENPNSFLATIQVGITLAGFFSSASAATSIATRLEPVFGNAVWGKEVSIIVVTVILSYVTLVFGELYPKRIAMQKAEAVSKFSVGSITLIGKIMKPFVMLLSFSTDLLVKLTPIEMVKEEEKLTRDEMRFMLESGQKDGILEASEFHMIKGVFSLDTKMAREVMVPRTDTFMINIEDSDQENIDLLLDCRYSRVPVYKEDKDSIVGVIHLKDVLKEAKRVSFEKIEIQSILNEALFVPETIFIDDLLFELKKTQNQMAVLLDEYGGVVGIVTLEDLVEEIVGEIEDEYDEISDLYAKVDDRNYIIQGRMPIEKFNELFDLDIEGKDVDTIAGYMLTELGTIPENNENISLKLDKVELISKEVESTRLMSIHVKLLNT; this is encoded by the coding sequence ATGACCCCTGACCCTGAAAGTCAGTCGATTGTTGGACAATTGATTTTAATTTTAGCTTTAACGCTATTAAATGCTTTTTTTGCTTCAGCAGAAATTGCATTAGTATCTCTTAATAAGGGAAGAATGGAAAACCAAGCGAATAATGGAGATAAAAAGGCTCAACGACTTGTGAAATTACTAGAAAATCCAAACAGTTTTTTAGCAACAATTCAAGTTGGGATTACGTTAGCCGGATTTTTCTCAAGTGCGTCAGCTGCTACAAGTATTGCAACTAGATTAGAACCGGTATTTGGAAATGCTGTTTGGGGAAAAGAAGTTTCAATTATTGTAGTGACGGTTATCTTATCTTATGTAACGTTAGTTTTTGGAGAGTTGTATCCTAAAAGAATTGCCATGCAAAAAGCAGAGGCTGTTTCTAAATTTAGTGTCGGTTCGATTACTTTAATCGGAAAAATTATGAAACCTTTTGTGATGCTCTTATCTTTTTCAACAGATCTACTAGTAAAATTAACACCAATAGAGATGGTAAAAGAGGAAGAAAAACTAACACGAGATGAAATGCGTTTTATGCTAGAAAGCGGTCAAAAGGACGGTATTCTAGAAGCTTCAGAATTTCATATGATAAAAGGTGTCTTTTCCTTAGATACTAAAATGGCTCGTGAAGTAATGGTACCAAGAACAGATACCTTTATGATTAATATTGAAGATAGCGATCAAGAAAATATTGATTTGCTATTGGATTGTCGCTATTCACGAGTTCCCGTTTATAAAGAAGATAAAGACTCGATTGTTGGTGTGATTCATCTAAAAGATGTATTAAAAGAAGCTAAACGAGTGAGTTTTGAAAAAATTGAGATACAATCAATTTTAAATGAAGCATTATTTGTACCGGAAACAATTTTCATTGATGATTTATTGTTTGAATTAAAGAAAACACAAAATCAGATGGCCGTCCTTTTAGACGAATATGGCGGCGTTGTAGGAATTGTGACACTGGAAGATTTAGTTGAAGAGATTGTTGGCGAGATTGAAGATGAGTATGATGAAATTTCCGATTTATATGCTAAAGTAGATGACCGAAATTACATTATTCAAGGTCGAATGCCTATTGAAAAATTCAATGAATTATTTGATTTAGATATAGAAGGCAAGGATGTTGATACAATTGCAGGCTATATGTTAACTGAATTAGGTACAATTCCAGAGAATAATGAGAATATTTCGTTAAAATTAGATAAAGTTGAATTGATTTCTAAAGAAGTTGAAAGTACCCGTTTAATGTCAATTCATGTTAAACTTTTAAACACTTAA